One Rosa chinensis cultivar Old Blush chromosome 3, RchiOBHm-V2, whole genome shotgun sequence DNA window includes the following coding sequences:
- the LOC112193791 gene encoding probable disease resistance protein At4g27220, which translates to MEFYQYVFETMRMIIVISAVMVQWFGGIACLKWIWKNWFIIVVIVTWNVIASLGWIWKSRFSYTFETPEQISEGNQELVDVVETPEPISEDHQELLDVVETPDPISEDHQEPVDVDASSSSAESPAPTWKHDVFLSFRGEDTRKSITFSLYNRLQKRRIKTFMDDPDLQRGDVISSALPTAIKESRFAIVVLSQNYASSTWCLEELRHICECMKGDNNRILPLFYNVDPTDVRRQKSSFGDALTKHENSRRHGEKVQQWRDALTKVANFAGWHSATFKNDEELLVQIVEEVCNKLRPTEPVLKVSLGDFEEFAATKEAIDKVMEALKDGEATTIGVYGMGGVGKTAMVKHVGVQAEEKKLFNKAIMAAVSQQPDLKKIQQEFAETLGLEFKGTTEIVRARELKEKIMRETGILIILDDIWQTIKFSDIGIPSHKELQTCNSKVLMTTRSFKVCHSMGSHAKIPLNTLSKGDSWRLFVREAGISSDKSSNFCDVASEVARECAGLPMALIAVARALRGEGLDGWKEAARQLKASQPPIPEDEGDVFKCIKLSYDYLKSNDSKSCFLLCCLFPEDYDIPIEYLFKYGMFQGSNLLRARERTHSVVKALKDSSLLLDGRYDGLVRMHDVIRDMAMRISLSEGPRFWVIKDGYEMKNWPNYAISIKHNSKLPKELVCPNLQILLLQARSLKEIPKYFFASQNELRVLDLSYNDISLLPQSISFLTNLRALYLDHCKNITDISVIGKLHKLEILKMKSNGLRELPREIGQLTNLRMLDVSVSESFFPKIFSRYRDGCISTIPSKVISKLHKLEELYMQYCGFWGWGSKIDGEGEETNIGFDELAGLSYLSILKVCISDANCIPKRVKVQPNWDYFDIKISSRQRDNMKLQSGHNCRTLSLDSTDTTIGTFPDWFVNAGVKNTERLRYEECKNLSNILVEYDRGKLHGLKFLSVIGRCDKLKELMDANHAITCVPDMPVFENLEELYLENLGDLKKLCVGELPPGSLRSLKLLEVSRCPNLGNVLLPSKLLQKLPNLGKLICETIGVEYVFGCEGFEPDQTNLREMELMDLDAVISICNGPAPRGMFQALKELVIDGCNFQGSLFTFDVAQCLFQLEDLYVSHCRVLERVIEARRETVNSKKTVLPKLKNLCLVYLPKLYEGSATIDFECPSLENLCLTGCPHLSFPCSASDFFHSRKQALFNDPLLGNRIPKLIEKQLQNSMRLCRGLEVIYAEP; encoded by the exons ATGGAGTTTTATCAGTATGTCTTTGAG ACGATGAGGATGATTATTGTGATTAGTGCGGTAATGGTGCAATGGTTCGGTGGCATAGCCTGCCTTAAGTGGATATGGAAGAATTGGTTCATTATTGTGGTGATTGTGACATGGAACGTAATAGCCAGTCTTGGGTGGATATGGAAGAGTAGGTTCAGTTACACCTTTGAAACCCCAGAGCAGATATCAGAGGGTAATCAGGAACTGGTTGACGTCGTTGAAACCCCAGAGCCAATATCAGAGGATCATCAAGAACTGCTTGACGTCGTTGAAACCCCAGATCCAATATCAGAGGATCATCAAGAACCGGTTGACGTCGACGCCTCTTCATCATCAGCTGAATCACCAGCTCCTACGTGGAAGCATGATGTGTTTTTGAGCTTCAGGGGTGAAGATACTCGTAAGAGCATCACATTCTCTTTATACAATCGACTGCAAAAAAGGAGAATCAAAACATTCATGGATGACCCAGATCTTCAACGAGGGGATGTTATTTCTTCCGCTCTGCCAACGGCAATTAAAGAATCAAGGTTTGCAATTGTTGTTCTCTCTCAAAACTATGCCTCTTCCACTTGGTGTTTGGAGGAACTGAGACACATTTGTGAATGCATGAAAGGAGACAACAATAGAATTCTACCACTTTTTTATAATGTGGATCCTACTGATGTAAGACGTCAGAAGAGCAGTTTCGGAGATGCTTTAACTAAGCATGAAAATTCTAGGCGACACGGAGAGAAGGTGCAGCAGTGGAGAGATGCTTTAACAAAGGTGGCAAATTTCGCCGGGTGGCATTCAGCGACATTTAA AAATGACGAAGAACTTTTGGTTCAAATTGTGGAAGAGGTGTGCAATAAATTACGACCGACTGAACCTGTGTTAAAAGTGTCCCTCGGAGATTTTGAAGAATTTGCAGCAACAAAAGAAGCCATTGATAAGGTCATGGAGGCGCTAAAAGATGGTGAGGCCACTACCATTGGAGTCTACGGCATGGGGGGCGTTGGAAAGACAGCAATGGTGAAACATGTAGGTGTACAAGCCGAAGAAAAAAAGCTTTTTAATAAAGCGATTATGGCTGCCGTATCCCAACAACCCGACTTGAAGAAAATTCAACAGGAATTTGCAGAAACGCTGGGCTTGGAATTCAAGGGGACGACGGAAATTGTAAGAGCCCGAGAATTGAAGGAGAAAATAATGAGAGAAACCGGGATCCTCATAATCTTGGATGACATTTGGCAGACAATAAAGTTTTCAGACATTGGAATTCCGAGCCACAAGGAACTTCAAACATGCAATTCCAAAGTCCTAATGACCACCAGAAGTTTCAAAGTTTGCCATTCCATGGGGAGCCATGCAAAAATTCCTCTCAATACCTTATCAAAAGGAGATTCTTGGCGCTTATTTGTGAGGGAAGCGGGGATTTCTTCTGACAAATCTTCCAATTTCTGTGATGTAGCGAGTGAGGTGGCAAGAGAATGCGCTGGTCTACCAATGGCTTTGATAGCAGTTGCGAGGGCCCTTCGAGGTGAAGGCTTGGATGGATGGAAGGAAGCTGCTCGACAACTAAAAGCGTCTCAACCTCCCATCCCTGAAGATGAGGGAGATGTGTTCAAATGCATAAAGTTAAGCTATGATTACTTGAAATCTAATGATTCCAAATCATGCTTCTTGCTTTGCTGCCTGTTCCCAGAAGATTATGATATCCCAATTGAATACTTGTTCAAGTATGGAATGTTTCAAGGTTCAAACTTGCTACGAGCCCGAGAGAGAACACATTCAGTGGTGAAGGCCCTTAAAGATTCTAGCTTGCTTTTAGACGGTAGATATGACGGACTTGTAAGGATGCATGATGTCATTCGGGATATGGCAATGCGAATTTCGTTATCTGAAGGCCCGCGGTTCTGGGTGATCAAAGATGGCTATGAAATGAAGAATTGGCCAAACTATGCGATCTCAATAAAGCATAACAGCAAGCTACCCAAAGAGTTGGTATGTCCAAATCTCCAGATTTTATTACTACAAGCCCGTTCTCTAAAGGAGATCCCAAAATATTTTTTCGCAAGTCAAAATGAATTAAGAGTCTTGGATCTTAGCTACAATGATATTTCATTACTACCCCAATCAATCAGTTTCCTAACCAACCTTCGAGCTTTGTATTTAGATCATTGTAAGAACATAACTGACATTTCTGTAATCGGAAAACTTCACAAGCTTGAGATtcttaaaatgaaatcaaatggTCTGAGAGAATTGCCAAGAGAAATAGGACAATTGACCAATCTAAGGATGCTGGATGTCAGTGTTAGTGAAAGTTTCTTTCCTAAAATCTTTTCTAGATACAGGGATGGATGTATTAGCACAATTCCATCTAAAGTGATATCAAAGTTGCATAAATTAGAAGAACTGTACATGCAATACTGTGGATTTTGGGGTTGGGGGAGTAAAATTgatggagaaggagaagaaactaATATTGGCTTTGATGAATTAGctggtttatcatatttaaGCATTTTGAAAGTTTGCATATCAGATGCAAATTGCATCCCTAAACGTGTTAAGGTCCAACCGAATTGGGATTACTTTGATATTAAAATTTCCAGCAGACAGAGGGACAATATGAAATTACAATCTGGTCATAATTGTAGAACCTTGAGTCTTGATAGCACTGACACAACCATAGGAACCTTTCCGGACTGGTTTGTCAACGCTGGGGTAAAGAATACTGAGAGGCTACGTTATGAAGAATGCAAAAATTTGAGTAACATTCTTGTGGAATATGACCGTGGGAAGTTACATGGACTGAAATTTCTCTCTGTAATTGGTCGGTGTGATAAGTTGAAAGAATTGATGGATGCAAATCATGCAATAACATGTGTTCCAGATATGCCTGTGTTTGAGAACTTAGAAGAGTTGTATCTAGAAAACCTGGGTGACCTGAAGAAGTTATGTGTTGGTGAGTTACCACCTGGATCTCTCCGCAGTCTGAAATTACTGGAGGTCAGTCGGTGTCCTAACTTGGGGAATGTACTGTTGCCATCAAAATTGTTGCAGAAACTACCAAATCTGGGAAAACTAATCTGTGAGACAATTGGAGTGGAATATGTGTTTGGATGTGAAGGATTTGAGCCAGATCAAACAAATCTGAGAGAGATGGAGTTGATGGATCTAGACGCAGTAATAAGCATATGTAATGGTCCTGCTCCACGTGGAATGTTCCAAGCTCTGAAGGAATTGGTCATTGACGGTTGCAACTTCCAGGGAAGCCTCTTCACATTTGATGTAGCTCAGTGTCTTTTTCAATTGGAAGACCTTTATGTATCCCACTGCCGTGTCTTGGAAAGAGTAATTGAAGCAAGGCGGGAAACAGTGAATAGCAAGAAGACCGTTCTtccaaaattgaagaacttATGTTTGGTATATCTTCCAAAGTTGTACGAAGGAAGTGCTACTATTGATTTTGAGTGTCCTTCATTAGAAAACTTGTGTCTAACGGGGTGCCCCCACTTGTCATTCCCATGCTCTGCTTCTGACTTCTTCCACAGCAGGAAGCAAGCCCTTTTCAATGATCCTCTTCTTGGGAATCGGATTCCCAAATTGATAGAGAAACA